A section of the Pseudomonadota bacterium genome encodes:
- a CDS encoding type II toxin-antitoxin system Phd/YefM family antitoxin — translation MPTAKFSEDVRPITDLKAHASEMVTKACASRRPVLLTRRGRGVAVLIGLDAYEQLETRAVFVDAVREGSLAAERGDLHPDTDAEAILDSFGR, via the coding sequence ATGCCGACAGCCAAATTTAGTGAAGACGTCCGTCCGATCACCGATCTGAAGGCGCATGCGTCCGAGATGGTGACGAAGGCATGCGCGTCCCGGCGCCCCGTGTTGTTGACCCGCCGCGGCCGGGGTGTCGCGGTTCTCATCGGGCTCGACGCCTACGAGCAGCTCGAGACGCGCGCGGTTTTCGTCGACGCCGTGCGCGAGGGATCACTCGCCGCAGAGCGAGGCGATCTGCACCCGGACACTGACGCCGAGGCGATCCTCGATTCTTTTGGGCGGTGA